TTGTTCACGAGCGTCCAATCTACTTCGTTCGAAAACCAACCACGATCCAGGCTGGCCACGCGGAGGGCGGCAATCAGTCCCTTGAAGATGACGTTACCGATGCCACTTGCCGACCATGCCAGCTCGCGGCCATAGAGCAGCCCCGCATAGATAATGGCGCAGACAAGGATCACAGACAGCAAACGGTAGGCCGGTCGCCAGATGCTGCCGCTGAAATCGGACGCGCACTTGTAGAAACCCAGTAGCCACTCGTTCTTCCAATCGCCTTTCTCCTTGGCGGCCATCAGACGAGCTTCGAACAGGCCGCGCTCGAAGTCATTAGCCAGAGGATGATCGAGTTCTTTGCGGAAGTTTGCCACCAACTGCTGATACGTGATGGCGATCTCGTCCCAGCTCGGAGTGTCGAACTCCTCTTTGTCTGAAGATTTCTTTCCGAATCGGGTCGGATCATTGCGTAGAAAGACCTCGTCGGCCACGGCGCGGCGACCCTTCCACTCGGCCCATTTGGGGATGTTGTAGAACTCAATCTGGCGGCAGTCGGTACGGGTGAGGAGCACGCGGCTGAGATCGGTGTTCTTTATGATGAGTTTGCGGTCCTCGCGCAGCTCATTGTTCCGCAGATCGAGCAAAGGCTGCGCGCCGTCTGGAGAAGATTTGAAGCACAAGC
The genomic region above belongs to bacterium and contains:
- a CDS encoding pentapeptide repeat-containing protein, which encodes MPEKKCSYEGCGRDVYRGGDKCIFHCEEKDPQEFRNELARQIRQWRNKGAGEWNFREWVFVDRQWEPNLFGRAVFPVNTVFGGAKFQTLACFVSARFKGFAFFNLAQFTKHASFGAAQFTGDVNLYHASFAVSANLTNVTTTGLVRLIWRGEEIKAGRLLLKSLCFKSSPDGAQPLLDLRNNELREDRKLIIKNTDLSRVLLTRTDCRQIEFYNIPKWAEWKGRRAVADEVFLRNDPTRFGKKSSDKEEFDTPSWDEIAITYQQLVANFRKELDHPLANDFERGLFEARLMAAKEKGDWKNEWLLGFYKCASDFSGSIWRPAYRLLSVILVCAIIYAGLLYGRELAWSASGIGNVIFKGLIAALRVASLDRGWFSNEVDWTLVNNVPFRFVLTLVALLQTLFTAALVTLFIFSVRRRFKHSE